A single Roseomonas gilardii DNA region contains:
- a CDS encoding YgiT-type zinc finger protein — protein MNNSSSKPYRYHCNDRVPEAVPCKSCTHCGQGLWSCY, from the coding sequence CTGAATAATTCATCGTCAAAACCGTACAGATATCATTGCAACGATCGTGTTCCGGAGGCAGTACCATGCAAATCTTGTACTCACTGCGGACAGGGTTTGTGGTCTTGCTACTGA
- a CDS encoding DUF4214 domain-containing protein, protein MADQTQTSILPLYAKEATSAGGTHYIPLDLEDVTGGLYAHVQVLGIAGSSVANPVPSEPSAVTSTGVTLPPHTAAFQVDTGSWATVLPSSMFSNFDATKYPSGTVTYTSDTLVETGVWAPVVLAFPDARLPDGSVPTTTVTALVSTSNQNVHMMGIGFDVARSLEVDAKTGLPQVTGHIMTAADNALLNLSTMTDGSMAHSYAITGQGIVLGATADPGTGWITHQLQAGDAAAPNGVQSWQLAQVMSSLDGVPRGSFELLLDVGLNKMFYEFEGGSKVVRGDHAITITLDGQYASGISYSFDTAGNSSQEPTTVTIESPQHGGSFINTGVNVLRGFDYLFDADTGTIALRSNGAGHDTVISVVAPLDAASFAELTAGPGADGAVDATSLVHGAIRANLPHLAFDNVATEVHLADGELSLGATTDAAYVTRLYDGLLGREADMPGLWFWNHGLETGASRTDVAAGFLGSDESSSLLADVSDADFVATLYRGLLDRTDAAWENNFWTGVISAGGSRADVLDGIADSAEARSVSASETARIWVADPMAQQVGMAYETALGRLPEADGLRFWVQAMQSGLTNSGFDAGIVQSAEFQALHGQQNHDELVTSLYLNGLGRAPDAAELAAVADYSAESLLTMIARSAEASQHFQDIL, encoded by the coding sequence GTGGCCGACCAAACCCAGACCAGCATCCTTCCCCTCTACGCCAAAGAGGCGACCAGCGCCGGCGGCACCCATTACATTCCTCTCGATCTGGAGGACGTGACGGGCGGGCTCTATGCTCATGTGCAGGTGCTGGGCATCGCAGGGAGCAGCGTCGCGAATCCGGTGCCATCGGAGCCTTCCGCAGTCACCTCGACAGGCGTAACTCTGCCCCCGCACACGGCCGCGTTCCAGGTCGATACAGGCTCCTGGGCGACGGTGCTGCCGTCCAGCATGTTCAGCAATTTCGATGCGACGAAGTATCCGTCCGGCACCGTTACCTACACCAGCGACACCCTGGTCGAGACAGGCGTCTGGGCGCCCGTTGTCCTGGCCTTTCCCGATGCGCGGCTGCCCGACGGCTCGGTGCCTACAACGACCGTGACTGCCCTGGTCAGCACTTCGAACCAGAACGTCCACATGATGGGCATCGGCTTCGATGTGGCGCGATCACTGGAGGTGGATGCCAAGACAGGGCTGCCGCAGGTGACCGGGCACATCATGACCGCGGCCGACAATGCCTTGTTGAATCTTTCCACGATGACTGATGGCAGCATGGCACACAGCTACGCCATCACCGGCCAGGGCATCGTGCTCGGTGCCACGGCCGATCCGGGCACCGGCTGGATCACGCATCAGCTACAGGCAGGGGATGCTGCGGCGCCGAATGGCGTTCAATCGTGGCAGCTCGCGCAAGTGATGTCGTCGCTCGACGGCGTGCCGCGTGGCAGCTTCGAGTTGCTGCTCGACGTCGGGCTCAATAAAATGTTCTACGAGTTCGAAGGCGGCTCAAAGGTGGTGCGGGGCGACCACGCCATCACCATAACGCTCGACGGCCAGTACGCCAGTGGCATCAGCTACAGCTTCGACACTGCAGGCAACAGCTCACAGGAGCCGACAACCGTCACCATCGAGAGTCCGCAGCATGGGGGCAGCTTCATCAACACCGGCGTCAATGTGCTGCGCGGCTTCGACTATCTCTTCGACGCTGATACTGGAACGATCGCGCTGCGTTCTAACGGTGCCGGGCACGACACGGTGATCTCGGTGGTGGCACCACTCGATGCGGCCAGCTTTGCGGAGCTGACAGCGGGCCCAGGCGCCGATGGGGCGGTGGACGCGACCAGTCTGGTGCACGGAGCGATCCGCGCCAACCTGCCTCATCTCGCCTTCGACAATGTGGCCACCGAGGTGCATCTCGCTGACGGCGAACTGAGCCTCGGCGCCACGACTGATGCAGCCTATGTGACACGCCTTTATGACGGTCTGCTCGGGCGCGAGGCCGACATGCCGGGGCTGTGGTTCTGGAACCATGGGCTGGAGACCGGGGCAAGTCGGACTGATGTCGCCGCAGGATTCCTGGGTTCCGACGAGAGTTCCAGTCTGTTGGCCGACGTGTCGGATGCGGATTTTGTCGCGACACTCTACCGCGGTCTGCTCGACCGGACCGATGCGGCGTGGGAAAACAACTTCTGGACCGGCGTGATCAGCGCCGGCGGCAGCCGTGCCGATGTACTGGATGGCATCGCCGACAGCGCCGAGGCCCGCAGCGTCTCGGCGAGCGAGACCGCGCGAATCTGGGTTGCTGATCCCATGGCCCAGCAGGTGGGAATGGCTTACGAGACTGCACTTGGTCGGCTGCCCGAGGCGGATGGGCTGCGATTCTGGGTGCAGGCCATGCAGTCTGGCCTGACCAACAGTGGGTTTGATGCAGGAATCGTTCAGTCTGCCGAGTTCCAGGCGCTGCACGGCCAACAGAACCATGACGAACTCGTCACCAGCCTTTACCTGAACGGACTGGGCCGCGCACCCGATGCGGCCGAACTGGCAGCCGTCGCCGATTACTCGGCAGAGAGCCTGCTGACCATGATTGCGCGCTCGGCGGAAGCCTCGCAGCATTTCCAGGACATCCTCTGA
- a CDS encoding AraC family transcriptional regulator — MTVRAQTIPARHYFPDHAHRWHQVVHAISGALTVAVEGRSFVISPEQAVWLPTGLQHRVGSLLGAEFRSLWIADEVGIGLPESPTVFQVSPLLQALIIEAAAIEGEDASDGYPGRIMGLILDQLRRAKPLPGALPWPRSGSLGTVCEAIYADPADPRGPEAWGAELGMSGRTLARRFEAELGMSFRSWRRRLRLFKAIELLGGGMDVTQTAMELGYGSSSAFIYAFRTDMGCGPQTYMRGRMMSLVTR, encoded by the coding sequence ATGACGGTTCGCGCACAAACCATTCCGGCGCGCCACTACTTTCCCGATCACGCGCATCGCTGGCATCAGGTGGTCCATGCCATCTCCGGCGCCTTGACGGTTGCGGTCGAGGGACGGTCCTTCGTGATTTCCCCGGAGCAGGCCGTTTGGTTGCCGACGGGCTTGCAGCACCGGGTCGGCTCACTGCTCGGCGCCGAGTTCCGCAGCCTCTGGATTGCTGATGAGGTCGGCATCGGCCTGCCGGAAAGCCCCACGGTCTTCCAGGTGTCGCCGCTGCTCCAGGCGCTTATCATCGAGGCCGCCGCCATCGAGGGAGAGGATGCTTCCGATGGCTATCCCGGCCGCATCATGGGACTGATTCTCGATCAGCTCCGGCGCGCGAAGCCTCTCCCTGGCGCCCTTCCCTGGCCCCGCAGTGGTTCGTTGGGGACGGTGTGCGAGGCCATCTATGCCGACCCGGCCGATCCGCGCGGACCAGAGGCATGGGGCGCGGAACTCGGCATGTCCGGGCGGACACTTGCCCGGCGCTTCGAGGCGGAGCTGGGTATGAGCTTCCGGTCCTGGCGACGGCGCCTGCGGCTGTTCAAGGCGATCGAGCTGCTGGGCGGCGGTATGGATGTGACGCAGACGGCCATGGAACTTGGCTATGGCTCAAGCTCGGCTTTCATCTATGCCTTCCGGACCGACATGGGGTGCGGTCCCCAGACCTATATGCGTGGACGCATGATGTCACTGGTGACACGCTGA
- a CDS encoding tetratricopeptide repeat protein, whose amino-acid sequence MARSDSRGLPISTTSDRAAERYREGVDLMLSTWPGAAEVLDEAIAADPDFALAHAARARLHAMRAEPAQAKARIARAAEIVVHQGTERERSHVAVLSLAIHGRSAEALRAVYGHADAWPRDILVLSLPLGAFGLLAFSGRADHDQARVDLCERHAGQFASDDWWFLTYRGWSHAENGNVAYGRDLTQRGFDLRPQNANAAHALSHAMYEGGANDEADRLIQAWLPGYDRSGILHGHIAWHAALAALEHGDTERALAIYGAHVQPSASSGNAVNVVSDTASFLWRLQAYGHPVPDGLWQAAAAYAAPAFPDAGFAFADMHMALLAAATGDRAGLERRVSVLMGLIEAGTLAAGPVVPAICRAALAFADGNHAECVRILEPVAAEVVRVGGSGAQRELVEDMLLLALMRGGDAARAGVLLDRRLHRRPSPRDKAWHGQLTA is encoded by the coding sequence ATGGCGCGTTCCGACAGCCGCGGCCTGCCGATCTCGACCACCTCCGACCGCGCGGCCGAACGCTACCGCGAGGGGGTCGACCTCATGCTCTCGACCTGGCCCGGCGCGGCTGAGGTTCTGGACGAGGCGATCGCGGCCGACCCGGATTTCGCCCTGGCCCATGCGGCCCGCGCACGCCTGCATGCCATGCGCGCCGAGCCCGCGCAGGCCAAGGCCCGGATCGCCAGGGCCGCCGAGATCGTGGTCCACCAGGGGACCGAGCGCGAGCGCAGCCATGTCGCCGTCCTTTCCCTCGCGATCCATGGGCGCTCGGCGGAGGCGCTGCGGGCGGTGTACGGCCATGCCGACGCCTGGCCACGCGACATCCTGGTGCTTTCGCTGCCGCTCGGCGCCTTCGGGCTGCTCGCTTTCTCCGGTCGGGCCGACCACGACCAGGCACGGGTCGATCTGTGCGAACGCCACGCCGGGCAGTTCGCGTCGGATGACTGGTGGTTCCTGACCTATCGCGGCTGGTCCCACGCCGAGAACGGCAATGTGGCCTATGGTCGCGACCTGACGCAGCGCGGCTTCGACCTTCGCCCCCAGAACGCCAATGCGGCGCATGCCCTGTCGCATGCCATGTACGAGGGCGGCGCCAATGACGAGGCCGACCGACTGATCCAGGCTTGGCTGCCGGGCTACGACCGCTCCGGCATCCTGCACGGCCATATCGCATGGCACGCGGCCCTGGCGGCGTTGGAGCATGGGGACACCGAACGGGCGCTCGCGATCTATGGCGCGCACGTCCAGCCCTCCGCCTCCTCCGGCAACGCCGTCAACGTGGTCAGCGACACCGCGTCCTTCCTGTGGCGGCTGCAGGCCTATGGGCACCCGGTGCCGGACGGGCTCTGGCAGGCGGCGGCGGCCTATGCCGCACCCGCCTTCCCGGATGCGGGTTTCGCCTTCGCCGACATGCACATGGCCCTGCTTGCCGCCGCCACGGGCGACAGGGCAGGGCTGGAGCGGCGCGTGTCCGTCCTGATGGGGCTGATCGAGGCGGGGACGCTGGCGGCGGGACCCGTGGTGCCCGCGATCTGCCGGGCTGCCCTCGCCTTCGCCGATGGGAACCATGCGGAGTGCGTCCGCATCCTGGAGCCGGTCGCGGCCGAGGTGGTGCGTGTCGGCGGCAGCGGTGCCCAGCGCGAGCTGGTGGAGGACATGCTGCTTCTCGCCTTGATGCGCGGTGGCGATGCCGCCCGGGCAGGGGTGCTGCTCGACCGCCGCCTCCACCGCCGCCCGTCCCCGCGGGATAAGGCCTGGCACGGCCAACTCACGGCCTGA
- a CDS encoding MFS transporter — protein MSQADPVTTALAAPSREERGNVLRLSIAQALAGANSTVVYATGAIVGNSLAPSPALATLPISIFVVGMAACTLPAGRIAQRHGRRSAFLAGTGSGVFAGLLASLAVLLSSFWLFCVATFLGGAYAAVVLSFRFAAADCAPPARRPRALSAVMAGGVFAGVLGPQLVTYTMDLWRPYMFAASFVAQAVVAALSAIVLLGVRLPAPTAAETAGGRPLQVIVRQPRFVTAVVCGVVSYLLMNFVMTAAPLAMHLCGLSQEAANLGLQWHVIAMYGPSFFTGRLITRFGASRIVVTGLLLTAASAAVGLLGMDVAHFWMTLILLGLGWNFGFVGASAMVLECHRPEEKTRVQSFNDFAVFGTMAFGSFLSGGLLTSYGWNTILWLSFLPVLLAIAVLAWTAAARSGGNRLRRTPTSS, from the coding sequence ATGTCGCAAGCCGATCCCGTGACCACGGCTCTCGCCGCACCCTCCCGCGAGGAACGCGGCAATGTCCTGCGCCTGTCCATCGCACAGGCGCTCGCGGGTGCGAACTCGACGGTCGTCTATGCGACAGGCGCCATCGTCGGCAACAGCCTGGCCCCCAGCCCGGCCCTGGCCACCCTGCCGATCTCCATCTTCGTGGTGGGAATGGCGGCCTGCACCTTGCCTGCCGGCCGCATCGCACAGCGCCATGGCCGCCGCAGCGCCTTCCTGGCGGGAACAGGGAGCGGCGTGTTCGCAGGCCTGCTCGCCAGCCTGGCGGTGCTGCTGAGCTCCTTCTGGCTGTTCTGCGTGGCCACCTTCCTCGGGGGCGCCTATGCCGCCGTGGTCCTGTCCTTCCGCTTCGCGGCCGCGGACTGCGCACCGCCGGCGCGGCGCCCGCGCGCGCTGTCGGCCGTCATGGCGGGCGGCGTCTTCGCCGGGGTCCTGGGCCCTCAGCTCGTGACCTACACCATGGACCTGTGGCGGCCCTACATGTTCGCGGCCAGCTTCGTCGCCCAGGCGGTCGTGGCGGCTCTGTCGGCCATTGTCCTGCTCGGCGTCCGTCTGCCCGCGCCGACGGCCGCCGAGACGGCGGGCGGGCGGCCACTTCAGGTCATCGTGCGCCAGCCGCGCTTCGTCACCGCCGTGGTCTGCGGGGTCGTCTCCTATCTGTTGATGAATTTCGTCATGACCGCGGCCCCCCTGGCCATGCACCTGTGCGGCCTGTCGCAGGAAGCCGCCAATCTCGGCCTGCAATGGCACGTCATCGCCATGTACGGGCCGAGCTTCTTCACCGGACGCCTGATCACCCGCTTCGGCGCCTCCCGCATCGTGGTGACCGGCCTGCTGCTGACGGCTGCCTCCGCCGCGGTCGGGCTGCTGGGCATGGACGTCGCCCATTTCTGGATGACCCTGATCCTCCTCGGCCTCGGCTGGAACTTCGGCTTCGTGGGCGCTTCGGCCATGGTGCTCGAATGCCACCGTCCGGAGGAGAAGACGCGGGTACAGTCGTTCAACGACTTCGCCGTGTTCGGGACCATGGCCTTCGGCTCCTTCCTGTCAGGCGGGCTGCTGACCTCCTATGGCTGGAACACAATCCTATGGCTGTCCTTCCTGCCCGTCCTCCTGGCCATCGCCGTGCTCGCATGGACCGCGGCCGCGCGCTCCGGCGGCAACCGGCTTCGCAGGACGCCAACGTCCAGCTGA
- a CDS encoding transposase: MNPGHARIVEEALVPGAVVAEVARRWQVCPQQVFGWRRGQHDVLPRLWR, encoded by the coding sequence ATGAACCCTGGCCACGCCCGGATCGTCGAGGAGGCGTTGGTGCCCGGCGCGGTGGTGGCGGAGGTGGCTCGCCGTTGGCAGGTCTGCCCGCAGCAGGTGTTCGGTTGGCGGCGGGGGCAGCACGACGTCCTGCCGCGTCTGTGGAGGTGA
- the tnpB gene encoding IS66 family insertion sequence element accessory protein TnpB, giving the protein MISLPSGARVLLATRPVDFRKGAYGLAAEVLGQDPFSGVVLVFRSRRADRIKILVWKQLEGGAFQYQVSVNR; this is encoded by the coding sequence ATGATCTCGCTACCGTCCGGGGCGCGGGTGCTGCTGGCGACCCGGCCCGTGGACTTCCGCAAGGGGGCGTATGGCCTGGCGGCCGAGGTGCTGGGGCAGGACCCGTTCTCGGGGGTGGTCCTGGTGTTCCGCTCGCGCCGCGCGGACCGGATCAAGATCCTGGTCTGGAAGCAGCTCGAGGGTGGGGCGTTCCAGTACCAGGTCAGCGTGAACCGATAG
- a CDS encoding NAD(P)/FAD-dependent oxidoreductase, which yields MNAFSARPLPRSLYAATARAPVAAPPLEGEHRASVAVVGGGFTGLSTALHLAESGVDVIVLEAHEPGWGASGRNGGQVNPGLKHDPAEVERDFGPELGRRMVTMSNAAPDKVFSLVQQHQILCEAHQGGTIRGAFHANGLGTIRATAEDNARRGGPVEILDAEGMRRLTGSARYLGGSIDRRGGSVNPLGYARGLADAAQRAGARIHGGSPALRMERQGTSWRIATPGGAVTAEKVVLATNAYSDDLWPGLRRSIVPVFSGIAATEPLPDRIAATIMPDRPVLFEIASLTVYYRLDAWNRLLMGGRSIGRETSDPVNFRRLTRYALRLWPQLAEARWEYFWNGQLAVTTDHYPHLHEPAPGVIACLAYNGRGVAMATTMGEQVARRVMGASQEEIDFPITDLRTIPFHGFRRLGVAARVTYGAIRDRLGL from the coding sequence ATGAACGCCTTTTCTGCGCGCCCGCTGCCGCGCAGCCTCTATGCCGCCACGGCGCGGGCCCCGGTCGCCGCGCCTCCGCTGGAAGGAGAGCACCGCGCTTCGGTCGCGGTGGTGGGCGGCGGCTTCACGGGCCTCTCCACCGCGCTCCACCTCGCCGAGAGCGGGGTGGACGTGATAGTGCTGGAGGCCCATGAACCGGGCTGGGGCGCTTCGGGGCGCAATGGCGGGCAGGTGAATCCGGGGCTCAAGCACGATCCCGCCGAGGTCGAGCGGGATTTCGGGCCCGAACTCGGGCGACGCATGGTCACCATGTCCAACGCCGCGCCGGACAAGGTCTTCTCCCTCGTCCAGCAGCACCAGATCCTTTGCGAAGCGCATCAGGGCGGCACCATCCGCGGCGCTTTCCACGCGAACGGGCTGGGCACGATACGGGCGACGGCCGAGGACAATGCGCGCCGGGGCGGCCCGGTCGAGATCCTCGATGCCGAGGGCATGCGGAGGCTGACCGGCAGCGCGCGCTATCTCGGTGGTTCGATCGACCGGCGGGGAGGAAGCGTGAACCCGCTCGGCTATGCACGGGGCCTGGCCGATGCCGCGCAGCGTGCCGGGGCCAGGATCCATGGCGGCTCCCCAGCCCTGCGCATGGAGCGCCAGGGAACGTCCTGGCGCATCGCCACACCCGGCGGGGCCGTGACCGCGGAGAAGGTGGTGCTGGCCACCAATGCCTATAGCGACGATCTCTGGCCCGGGCTGCGGCGTTCCATCGTGCCCGTCTTCAGCGGGATCGCGGCGACCGAGCCCCTGCCGGACCGCATCGCCGCAACCATCATGCCGGACCGGCCGGTGCTGTTCGAGATCGCTTCGCTGACCGTCTATTATCGGCTCGACGCCTGGAACCGCCTGCTGATGGGCGGGCGCAGCATCGGGCGGGAGACCTCCGATCCCGTGAACTTCCGGCGCCTGACGCGCTACGCGCTGCGCCTCTGGCCGCAGCTCGCGGAGGCGCGGTGGGAGTATTTCTGGAACGGGCAGCTCGCCGTCACGACCGACCATTATCCGCATCTGCATGAGCCGGCGCCCGGCGTGATCGCCTGCCTCGCCTATAATGGCCGTGGCGTTGCGATGGCGACGACGATGGGCGAGCAGGTCGCCAGACGCGTCATGGGAGCGTCGCAGGAGGAGATCGACTTCCCGATCACCGACCTGAGGACCATCCCCTTTCACGGCTTCCGCCGCCTCGGTGTCGCTGCCCGGGTCACCTATGGCGCGATCCGGGACCGGCTCGGCCTGTAG
- a CDS encoding ABC transporter substrate-binding protein translates to MNERIARLLERLAAEPPHVAEFTRRRFIGRAASFGLTAAAASALTQGFAPPALAQGVTLPEIRSIPEKLKGSGVVRVCSYGGSLQEAQRRAYFKPFEELSGIRVVETEGPDIAKVKAMVDTGNIEYDVTEQEGASVAALAARGDYWEKINYELFDTANIDPVFRKELFVDMLPYAQIYAYRTDAFKAVKPATVADLWDVKKFPGPRALMGGGSLSPDLELGALAAGAARDKVYPIDIDKAIAKLGELKPHVVKWWGAGAQPAQLLNDDEVVMATAWNGRIATIQASGAPVEIVWQDQLLRNDCWAILKGAPNRENAQKFAAFITLAAPQARLSSLITYGFVNNKAAELLPPDRLKLLPTAPDIKGKLINYDSAWWAANLDAVKTKWNRFLLG, encoded by the coding sequence ATGAACGAACGCATTGCGAGGCTTCTTGAGCGCCTCGCCGCCGAGCCACCCCATGTGGCGGAGTTCACCCGCCGGCGCTTCATCGGCCGGGCGGCCAGCTTCGGCCTGACGGCGGCGGCGGCCTCCGCGCTGACGCAGGGCTTCGCACCGCCGGCCCTGGCGCAGGGGGTGACCCTGCCGGAGATCCGCTCCATTCCGGAGAAGCTCAAGGGCAGCGGCGTGGTCCGTGTCTGTTCCTATGGCGGCAGCCTGCAGGAGGCGCAGCGGCGCGCCTATTTCAAGCCGTTCGAGGAACTTTCCGGCATCCGGGTGGTGGAGACGGAAGGCCCCGACATCGCCAAGGTCAAGGCGATGGTGGATACCGGGAACATCGAGTACGACGTGACCGAGCAGGAAGGCGCGTCCGTGGCCGCCCTCGCCGCGAGGGGCGATTACTGGGAGAAGATCAACTACGAGCTCTTCGACACGGCGAATATCGACCCGGTGTTCCGCAAGGAGCTCTTCGTCGACATGCTGCCCTATGCGCAGATCTATGCCTACCGGACGGATGCCTTCAAGGCGGTGAAGCCCGCGACTGTGGCCGACCTGTGGGACGTGAAGAAATTCCCCGGCCCTCGCGCCCTGATGGGCGGCGGCTCGCTCAGCCCGGACCTCGAGCTCGGCGCCCTGGCGGCGGGTGCGGCGCGCGACAAGGTCTATCCCATCGATATCGACAAGGCGATCGCGAAGCTCGGCGAGCTGAAGCCCCATGTGGTGAAGTGGTGGGGCGCGGGCGCTCAGCCGGCGCAGTTGCTGAACGACGACGAGGTGGTCATGGCCACGGCCTGGAACGGGCGTATCGCCACGATCCAGGCGAGTGGCGCCCCGGTGGAGATCGTCTGGCAGGACCAACTGCTCCGCAACGACTGCTGGGCCATCCTGAAGGGGGCTCCGAACCGCGAGAACGCGCAGAAATTCGCCGCTTTCATCACGCTGGCGGCACCCCAGGCACGGCTTTCATCGCTGATCACCTATGGCTTCGTGAACAACAAGGCCGCGGAACTGCTTCCTCCCGACCGGCTCAAGCTGCTGCCCACCGCGCCGGACATCAAGGGCAAGCTGATCAATTACGATTCGGCCTGGTGGGCCGCCAACCTGGATGCGGTGAAGACCAAGTGGAACCGCTTCCTTCTGGGATGA
- a CDS encoding ABC transporter permease: MALLRRALLIATLVAVLGFLVLPVAVVIPLSFSTARYLSFPPPGFGLGWYRAFFGNEAWTSAALMSLWTSLVSTLLSVLLGVPAAIGLARGRFPGRGLVQALILSPIVAPGIVVAIGLYYVYARFGLVGRPIALILGQTALAVPFVVVNVVSTLSSVDRRLERAALSLGATPWGAFRQVTLPLIRPGIAAGAVFAFVVCFDELLIALFLAGTGAVTLPRRMWEQLNYNLDPTIAAASTLLIVLTTALMLGGEYLRRRSARLRSGHSNGS; this comes from the coding sequence ATGGCCCTGCTGCGCCGCGCCCTGCTGATCGCCACGCTGGTGGCCGTGCTCGGCTTCCTGGTCCTGCCGGTGGCCGTGGTCATCCCCCTCTCCTTCTCGACCGCGCGCTACCTCTCCTTCCCCCCGCCGGGCTTCGGCCTCGGCTGGTACCGGGCCTTCTTCGGGAACGAGGCCTGGACCAGCGCCGCCCTGATGAGCCTGTGGACCTCGCTGGTCTCGACCCTGCTCTCCGTCCTGCTCGGCGTGCCCGCGGCGATCGGCCTCGCGCGCGGCCGCTTTCCGGGAAGGGGGCTGGTGCAGGCGCTGATCCTGTCGCCGATCGTGGCGCCCGGGATCGTGGTGGCGATCGGGCTCTACTACGTCTATGCCCGCTTCGGCCTGGTGGGCCGCCCGATCGCCCTGATCCTTGGCCAGACCGCACTGGCCGTGCCTTTCGTCGTCGTGAATGTGGTCTCCACGCTCAGCAGCGTGGACAGGCGCCTCGAACGCGCGGCGCTCAGCCTGGGAGCCACGCCCTGGGGTGCCTTCCGGCAGGTCACGCTGCCGTTGATCCGGCCCGGCATCGCGGCTGGCGCGGTCTTCGCCTTCGTGGTCTGCTTCGACGAGTTGCTGATCGCGCTCTTCCTGGCCGGCACCGGTGCCGTCACCCTGCCCCGCCGCATGTGGGAGCAGCTGAACTATAACCTCGACCCGACGATCGCGGCGGCCTCGACCCTGTTGATCGTGCTGACCACCGCGCTGATGCTGGGCGGGGAGTACCTGCGGCGTCGCTCCGCGCGGCTGCGCTCCGGCCATTCCAACGGATCCTGA
- a CDS encoding ABC transporter permease: protein MLLLVLPLLLYMVVFYAYPLLSMLSRSLFTEKGLTGAVFVSLLGDPVFWRVLGITMQISLVVTLLCLLLAYPVAYALARMRQSHANLMMILVLIPLWTSILVRTYAWMALLGRRGIINNALVASGLIDTPLQLMNTRLAVYLAMVHVLLPFMILPLTATLRGLDWRLVQAANGLGAGPLGAFRQVVLPLSLPGVAAGCVLVFALSVGFYITPVLVGAGSDVMIAMLISDLVNQLNWGRASAMAVVLLLIVALVFALLARVVPLGRVLQGGR, encoded by the coding sequence ATGCTGCTGCTGGTGCTGCCCCTTCTGCTCTACATGGTCGTCTTCTATGCCTATCCGCTGCTCTCCATGCTGTCGCGCAGCCTGTTCACCGAGAAAGGGCTGACGGGCGCGGTCTTCGTCTCGCTGCTCGGCGATCCGGTCTTCTGGCGCGTGCTCGGCATCACCATGCAGATCAGCCTCGTGGTGACCCTGCTCTGCCTGCTGCTGGCCTATCCGGTCGCCTATGCCCTGGCGCGCATGCGGCAGTCCCATGCGAACCTGATGATGATCCTGGTGCTGATCCCGCTCTGGACCAGCATCCTCGTGCGAACCTATGCCTGGATGGCCCTGCTCGGCCGGCGGGGCATCATCAACAACGCCCTGGTCGCGAGCGGCCTGATCGACACGCCGCTGCAACTCATGAACACACGGCTGGCGGTCTATCTCGCCATGGTGCATGTGCTGCTGCCCTTCATGATCCTTCCGCTGACCGCGACGTTGCGCGGGCTGGACTGGCGGCTGGTGCAGGCCGCCAACGGGCTGGGTGCCGGGCCACTGGGCGCCTTCCGCCAGGTGGTCCTGCCGCTCTCCCTGCCCGGTGTCGCGGCGGGCTGCGTGCTGGTCTTCGCGCTGTCGGTGGGCTTCTACATCACCCCGGTGCTGGTGGGTGCCGGATCCGACGTGATGATCGCGATGCTGATCAGCGACCTGGTGAACCAGCTCAACTGGGGGCGCGCCTCGGCCATGGCGGTGGTCCTGCTGCTGATCGTGGCCCTGGTCTTCGCCCTGCTGGCCAGGGTGGTCCCGCTCGGGCGCGTGCTGCAGGGCGGGCGCTAG